The DNA region ttctcaTTCTAAACTTCTTCTGCCCAGTCATCTCCtctgtgttctgtgtgctgagcacacagggcagggcaTGTCACACCCAGGTGACACTTGCAGGGTTTTATTGTCTTTGCCTGGACTTGGTcacacaggcaggaggggctggtTTGCTCCCTTGGCTGGGCAGGCCTGGTCCATCATGGGCTGGACAACAAAGCCAGGACTTCTGTGTCCTCTGAAAAAGCAGGATGGGTTTGACTCCTCATTTACTGGCCAGAACAGCTGACAGAGCAGTGAGAAACTTAGAACACCCCATGGAAAAGGCTGAAATAGCTCCCCTTCCCAGAAGgagcaagagaaaaatagaGGTTCCTAATCACAGTAAGATCTTTGCTGTTGTCTACCCTAGGGCCTGTGGAGCCTTGCATCTCCCCTCACACAGAGCACTTGAATGTTGTAGTGAAAATTCCACCTGAATGCACAGACAGGGGGAGTTGTGCCTGGAAGGTCAGGGCTTGGCTCACACAAAGAAATGATGAGTAAATGTGGTGGCATCTTACCCAGATCGTTGTTTTTAGTGATAGCTGCTGCAACCCTGGTTCTTGGACCTTGTTTTGTGAACTGGTATCCAAACTTGAGAATCCTGGAGTTCTCCTCCAGCATCTTGGCAATCTCCATCTCCACAGCTGTCccaagctgctgcctctgttgGCGATGGAGTGAAGTGTccccaaaagaaaaggaaacatttgtttttatatgAGAGAGAAATAAGTGGTTGTATTTAAGTACTGGGCTGCAAACTACAAAGAGAATCTCATCCCTGGAGATTTTGCCCTGGGTTTTGTATTTGGCTTCGAGCAGTTTTATTGAGAAGTTTTCCACTCTTTGGTTGCACTGGCTGGGGACATGAGCTGCAGAATGACTGAACCACAGAGGCTGCCTTGACCCTGCCAGAGcccccaggcagagccctctGGGAATCCatataaaagagaaacaaaagtgaACTTCCCCAGTGGTCTCTCTTTACCTGGTTGTCAATTTTAATCTCTGTTAGGGATTCATTCTTTTTCAGTGCATCAATCAGTGCCAAAATGCCTGTCCCAGTGATGAAGTTGGATTCCACATTCAGACTCTTCAGTGTTTTGTTCACTTTCAACATATCTGCAAATGCCTGAAGGGCCAAAAAGAGGGAACATGAGATAACATCTTGAAAGCTTCAGGGAATAACAGGAAACAGAGCTTAGTAccagcaagaaataaaacataaatatgCTTAGAAGAACATAGAGGTAGATCAGAAGAGATcatatttctgctttgcatAGCCATAGGGAATTCCTGCAAGGGAAAATGAAGAATGTATCCTAAAGCAGACATGGACCTGCTTAAaatttgttgtggtttttttttcccagtaatgTTAAAACTTACAATAGCTACAGGGTCATTGCTTCGAGTAGCTGCAAGGCTGAATGTCTTCACATGTGTGTTGGTTTCCAGAGCTTTTGCAAATTCTTTCAGTGTCGGAATAGGAATATTCTAGGGTAAGACAAACCAGTAATTAGGAAAGCCAGTCACACTGCTGATTTTAATTATTACCAAACTGATGAACAACCAGAGTCTGTGCAAGTGAGACCCCCCTGATGCTTTTAGGAGTTGTCAGAATGTCCAGAGCGtgctcagggcacaggggcCCCCCAGGCTGGTGGTGCCCGTGCGGGGCTGCGCTGCCTGAACGGGGTCACCACCCCTGAGCTGCTGTCCTGTTCCTCTGCCAGCTGTTCAGGCTCCACgtgccagctcctcctccagtTGCCTGGGTGGGCTAATTGAATTTGGCCACTGATGATTACACAGCACCCATGAGATATCTCCATTTACAATCTGCTGAGAAAGGCAGCCAGAGGGAGTCACCCCTTGGGCTTTTAGTTGGATTTAATTCAGTATCAGGATTGATGACCTTGGAGCCTCTACAACAGTCCTATCCCCACCCCTTCCCTGAGTGTCCTGCTTTTTCTGAacagtaaagagagacaaagTCTGGAGATAAAAGGCACAAGGCTTTGGAAATATTTGACTAAATCCTCCTATGATAACATAAACGAAACCATAACATCTACCTTGATGTTGTTGAGATTAATTTCTGTGAGACTAGGATCATTTGCTTTTATCCTTTGTAAACTTGCTTCCACATTGGTTGGATTAGGTGGCTCCTCAAAGATGGGCTTGACCTTTTCACCTTTCACCACATCTGCAACACAAAATCTCATGAAATGTCAACTGAGGAGCAGGCATCATCACTCTGGCTGGTCCATTCCCATTTAACTTTGTACTGCAGCAATCCAGGAAGGGTTTATGAGAACCACAAAACCTGCAAGCAGGAGTGTGATCCCCATTatccctgccttgccctttgCACCCCCTGTGCACCCAGAGCTGTCACTGGAGGCTGGGCAGCATCATCATGGGCAAATTCCTCCTTTATATATCAAATCCCTGTACAATTAATTGGAGCCGAAGCAGCTTTGAGGGCTATTGTTTGGGATGTGGTACACTGCAAGGGCTGCTTTGCACTTTGTCTAATATCTGTAAAGAAAGGTGTGCTCAGAACTTGCCCATTATATTAGTTAGAAAATGTCCCTGCACCTATGAATAGACTGTGCTACATAAAGCACCATGAGCAGGAGGCCCCTCAGCTTCCTCCTCTCAGCTGATACTATCAGCCTTACTATAAATTCAATTAGCTCTCATAAAATTGCAACATCTGCACTTTCTAAATAATAAAACTATCAAAGCATGAAAAATAAGTCTGTCTGCCAGCACCAAGATTTATGAAATCTTTGAGTAGTCATGTTCTAAAGAACTATGGTATTTAGTGCTGGAAGCTATGAGCTATAAACATTCTCAGAGATGCATAAAAATCATAGCTTAGAACACAATTAGTACTTCTAGTTCCCACACATATAATAGTTGTGGAGATTAATTCATTAACCCTGACCACCCAAGCCACTAGAAGTAAGAAAGGAATATGTTGCTGGCCACAAGTATGTTTGAATCCTTTCATTTTGTGCTGCAGACACGAGAGATTTTGAAGACTTGTGCTCAAGTCTTAGAGTAGTACACATTGCTGTTCATTGCAATGGGTAAAAGTTCATGCCATATCATGGGCCAAAAGAAAACCACATCTTTTTTTAGAACTCATACTCATAGTAGAGAAGGTCATAGACAAATCTTGGGCTGGTTTTCACTCTGTTCCCTTTGATGCCAAACTTTCATTTTAGTAATTCCCTGAGAGACCTCACATATCCCTGAATAACACTTCAGCTTTCCTAGGGAGCCGGGAAATGAAAACTACATTTAGAGAATTCACCTTGCATGCAAGGATAGAAAGtgaacaaaaaaagcaaagcattctTTGCACATGTGGAAAGACCCTGCTAGACTGGGAGCAGGGGACACACAAGCACCCTGCCCTCAGGTTAGACATCACAGTGTACTCAGTCTAGAGCTGGGaggaattttcattttctacttCTTGTTGCTTTCCATgagtttttcttgtttctttaatCATGATGCTGTTTTGCCACACTGATGAGCAATGTTTTACTGAAGCATTTCACTTGGCTAAGGAAAGGTGTTGCTTTTGGACCAAAGAATACAGTGATGGGATGGTGATTGTCTGGTTTGTAGGTCTGTGATCAGAGCATAGTTTAGCTGACTCACATAGCTGACTTTTTGACTCAGTACAaccaaaatattctgaaatcTATGAGGATTAGTAATGCATGCAGTTGCCTGTTATGAGATGGATGGCAGCTCATGCAGGGCCCCACTGGGAAGGCTTGCAGAGCAGCTTTATCCTGAGAAAAATGAAGTGACACAGTGTCCTATTTCCTACCTCCCCTTTAGCAATGGAAGATGGAAAGGAAAGCCCTTGGTAAAGATAGCTGCTGTTCTCATGGccttagaagaagaaaacatttttttagtACTTTTTCCCTAGGAAAGGGCATTCCATAGTTTTGTCTTAAAAAGTAAAGTTTAGCCCATTTGATATCCCAGGGCCTGGAGGTGACAAGCTCTGGATCAAGGCTTGGCAGCTCTCAAGAAAAGCTTGGAATTCACATGCACCCATTTCTCCCTCCAtccagggaggagctgagctAAGATCTGATTCACCAAAGGTCTGTTTATTTAGTGCAAACATTTctggatttgtttttaataactACAGCTGTTTCTCCTGGGGGATTTCCACAATGATTCCGTTCCCTGTGTCCCTAGGGAACCCCAGAACATGGAATTTTTACACACACTGCCACAGGAGCCAGGTGGAGGTGGGAGATCAGAGGGAGTGCCTGGGGCAGAAGCACATCCACGCAGTCTTTGCCTCCCTGTGAATGCAGCTCAAGGTGACTCTGGTCACAGCTGGGACTGTGACAGGGATTCTGCCACATCTGAGCCCAGTGGTTACAAgtcctttttctgctgtgtgaaTGCAGGTACTTGGGGCAAGCCTGGCCTGAGCTGTGGCCAACTCTTAGCTACAGCTCACTCTGTTTTCTGCCTGCTGCCTAAGCTGAAATGGAAATTTATGTCTTGGCCTCTTAAATACTCCCACTCTTTCAAACATCTCTGCAGAACCAGATACTGCTCTCTAGGAAAACAAATTTCCTTAGGAACGATCTGTTTGTATCCTATGGTTGTTGTTATAATGAATTTTAAGAttgtatttacttttaaaaagtcaCCTTTCCTGATTAATTAGATCAATCAAAGGCCCAGTTACACTAAATTAGACCCCACCTACAGGTGTAGAAGCCCCTAAAGATGACATGAGCCCACAAGAGAAATCTGCTTGCTTACTTCTCACGATTCCTTTTCCATCTTTACCGCGGGCTCCTGCTTCATCAAATTTTGGGTTGTTGACCATGTTGTGCACTCCAAGAACAGCTGAAATGTGTAAACACCAGCAAGAGGATACAATGTTAATGGCAGGAACACAGACTGCAGGAAAGTATCTACTACAAATTGCAGTTCAgttccccaaacaaaaccccctttATAAAATGTTAACTGTGTGCGTCATGCCTGCTAGAAGGGAGAGTCTTTTGGGCTCCAAATTCTGGAGATACAGACACTTTCCATATAGATTTCTGAACAATTGAGTCAATGTAGAATGCATCTCCCAGAAGTGCCAGCTGGAAGGAACCACTGTGGGTCATCTTGTCCAGCCCCTCCCTCGGGCAGGAGTGCTGCCAGCATTAATGAGGTCAGCCAAGGCTTTGTCTGGCTGCAGCCTGAAACACCCAGGGATGGAAATCCCACAACCTCGTTGGGTAAACTGTTTCAATGCTACACTCCTAATCACTGTTCTTCCCTAATATACAACCTGCACTTGTTATTAATTTTATGTTCTGTTGTTTGGTGTATCTGAAAATTTTACTGTACATGTGATGAGCTTAATGCATTGGCATTCCCAACAGGGTTTCTTATGGAAGCACATCGATATTAGTAAGTTTGGGAAATAATCAGAAGTGGTGAAGATAGCCAGGCCTGATCACCTGGCAACCAATTTTCTCATTCAAGGGGTTCAATTCCAAATGTCCTCATGGACTCAGGGTCTTTATCCACTGCATGATGTGACAAGTTTACCTGGTTGTTTGGGATGTCAGAGTTGGGAGGAGGTAGCAGTATGTGCTACAAACAGTGTGATGCAGGAGGATCAGTCACTTCCATCACAGTGCCTGcaccccagcctgcagccccctgtccaccctgcccttcccaaatcccatgAGCTGGTTCATCTCCccctggcctggcacatcagtTTTAAGAAGAGAAGTCTGAAATGCAGCAGTTGTCGAGTCACACTTCAATTATCTTGGGCAACGAGTGGCCACGGCTTGGCCACCTGTCAGGGGCTTGAGGGGCCATCATGAGACATTCCTGGTGGCAAGTCTGGGCAGAGAAGAGCTGGACATGTGGGAGGATCATATCTATACATTTTCTAACCTGCAAGGTCATAGAGCTCGGTATCTGAAGCACTGGCCAGGGCCTCTTCTAGTTCTGGATCCAGGGTGACTTTCTCTTCTGTGCGGGTTTCTACAGGCTTTTCTTTAgggataaatatttttcctaagataagaaaaaaagccagagTGAGTAATGAATTATTGTAACAACTTCTTTGcctcctggcagcagaggaaTAGGTCTGTGACTGTGGAACTGCTTGGAAATAATATCACAtgcatgtttttctctttcttactTGATGTTATCTTCCATACCAGGATCTTAATAAGTCTAAAAATAAAAGGTGCAGATTACTGCTCTGTGGTGGTGATTGTTATTTTAGGAAATTTGCTCTCAGGAGGAGTCCCAGCTGGGATTTTTCTGAAGGTACTGTGTCCTTAAATAGGCAGAATCAGGTCTACACAAAAAGCTTGCAGAAATTTCATCCTTATATTTAAATGAGGCTCTAGGAGCAGTTAAAACCATTCTACTGCAAGAATTATCCAGTTCATGAATTTCCATAGATGATCCTGAAAGCTCAGCAAGCCTGTTCTCTTCCAGTAACTCAGTTCCTAGCCCCTCCAGAGTATTCTCCCTGTGTGTCTCCTGATGATCATTCACATTAATAGCCTTTTTCTGGTCATTTGGGCAGGACTGAAAAGTCTGAACTGAACCACATGTCGCCCAAGAAAGACTCCTGACGTGTTTGTCTCTCTCTGCATCCTGCTGATACCTCTGGGTTAGCAGATGTGTTTCCATGCAATGTTCCCCCAAGACTGAGGTCACTGGCCTGTCTGCTGAAATGGGGAAACCACAGGATCAACCCAGGAACAACACAACAATTCCACTGCTCCTTCAGGCAGCTGTGGTGGTGAACCTCAGCACTGGGATGATGTAAGTGCAAATGCTTGGAGTGAGGCCTTTAAATCAGAGCCTGAGCTGCACTTGAgtcaccagcactgctgggctttTCTCCCACTCAGCTCTCCTGACCAAGCCCTGCAGTCAGTGCTGCACTGGATGATGCCACAGGCAACAGACAGTGCCCCTGTCCAAAAACTGAGTGAATCCCCATGGGCCACTGTCCACTGTGAGACACTTCCCCTCACCTTGTCCCTAACAGCTACTACTCAAGCAGGCTTTAATTAATCCTGTTGCAATGAAGCTTGGGATGATCTTTGGTGCAGGCAGCTTTGGCCCACTGTCagctttaaattttctttttgtgcagCTTTGTACACTTCAGATGTAATGCTTGAAGCATTACATCTAGTCCTGTGACCTTGTAAAATAGTTCAACTGTATTAGTCATATTGTTACCATTCATAAATGTAATTCTGATATTTAGTACTGAATTACAAATGCTTTGCCTCTGGTTTTTCAATACTGTCATCTTTTTGTGGCTTCATTTTTCCCTCATGCAGTAATTTCCAATTCATTTATATCTTTTTTACAAGCTTGTCTACAGCCATTTTTATGCTGTCAGCTTCCATGACTGAAGTCACTGAAtaagctcagaaaaaaattttaatggaaatttctGAAACTGACAGGGTTTATTGATAcacaatttaaattatttacctTGGAGATACTTCTGCCAAGGCTAAACCACTTCTGATTACGCAACTGGACAGAAAGTTATGTAGAAAGTCAAAGTAGTATCATGGTatgatttattttccatgtgaTACTTTAAGTAAGGAATCTTTTCAGAAAAGGCTTTGGTGGgtgaaaagaacattttaactGTGACTGCATTGGGTGACAGCAATTAAGGAGAGCCATCCCAGCAGCATCAAACAAGGATCAAGTGGAAATCTGGGGTAAGAAAAGCTCTGCAAAGACAGGGCAGTGGTGCTCCCCAGATTTAACAGCAGCACAGGTGTCAGACTTCAGACTCTGTCTGTGCTGCCACCTCACCTGGAGTGTTGGATGGCAGCTTCCAGACACCCCTGACCAAGACTTAACTCAATGCCAGCTTGacataagggaaaaaaattcattactgTGCTGGAAAACCAAAATCAATCAGAATATCACAGTAAACAATCAGTAGTGAGGAATACTGCCCATaaagagttttcctttctgatcACTGGTGGTTCCACGTGAGTTTCATGTAGGTTGTTTGAGATACTGAGGGAATCTCGCTGATCTTTGTCCTGACTGATTGCCCTGCTCTGTAGCAGCAAACTccacaggggcacagctgctgaagACAAAGCCTCTCCAGCAGGCACTAAGGGATTCCTCACAGCCAAGCACAAGCCACACTTTAACAAATCCTGACCCAACTCTGAACCTTCACACATCACactgtgaggggacacaggaccCTGAATTTGGACTAACCTGGACACAGCATGTGATGTGGTTGGTCCTTCTCTGAGACTTTGGGTATGTGAAGGTCAACTGTC from Prinia subflava isolate CZ2003 ecotype Zambia chromosome 15, Cam_Psub_1.2, whole genome shotgun sequence includes:
- the LOC134558761 gene encoding tropomodulin-2 isoform X1, with protein sequence MSLPFRKELEKYKNINEDEILSKLSEDELKQLEHVLDDLDPENALLPAGFRQKDQTTKAATGPFDRERLLSYLEKQALEHKDREDFVPFTGEKKGKIFIPKEKPVETRTEEKVTLDPELEEALASASDTELYDLAAVLGVHNMVNNPKFDEAGARGKDGKGIVRNVVKGEKVKPIFEEPPNPTNVEASLQRIKANDPSLTEINLNNIKNIPIPTLKEFAKALETNTHVKTFSLAATRSNDPVAIAFADMLKVNKTLKSLNVESNFITGTGILALIDALKKNESLTEIKIDNQRQQLGTAVEMEIAKMLEENSRILKFGYQFTKQGPRTRVAAAITKNNDLVRKKRVEGERQ
- the LOC134558761 gene encoding tropomodulin-2 isoform X2, which encodes MSHAEPRSSVPLDGANPEQQQQQQCSRQQCSSAAGAMSLPFRKELEKYKNINEDEILSKLSEDELKQLEHVLDDLDPENALLPAGFRQKDQTTKAATGPFDRERLLSYLEKQALEHKDREDFVPFTGEKKGKIFIPKEKPVETRTEEKVTLDPELEEALASASDTELYDLAAVLGVHNMVNNPKFDEAGARGKDGKGIVRNVVKGEKVKPIFEEPPNPTNVEASLQRIKANDPSLTEINLNNIKNIPIPTLKEFAKALETNTHVKTFSLAATRSNDPVAIAFADMLKVNKTLKSLNVESNFITGTGILALIDALKKNESLTEIKIDNQRQQLGTAVEMEIAKMLEENSRILKFGYQFTKQGPRTRVAAAITKNNDLVRKKRVEGERQ